The Podospora pseudocomata strain CBS 415.72m chromosome 1 map unlocalized CBS415.72m_1, whole genome shotgun sequence genome has a segment encoding these proteins:
- the CSN4 gene encoding COP9/signalosome complex subunit Csn4 (COG:O; COG:T; EggNog:ENOG503NX1A), translating to MVSPKVQEALAKAQENPVIGYKTLLNSLDDLSPPEARSTDLKAITDDLFAASHGVVTTKAVLSDLINVLKNSQNHESWIDVGTHIVRAISSTPSLSSSLVDQASALRELIATAHETNEDFLAAAKILAEIPLDSSQRRVSDREKAKIWIRIVRNHLEEDDSTTAETYLNKLKNVMHKVGDTDPEMMLHFKLSAARIQDSNRQFLQAASSYHDISFSPSIAEEERLHTLSMAIKCAVLAPAGPLRSRALGRLHKDERSAGLEEYGILEKMFFDRLLSSDEVEKFAQSLAPHQLAKTSDGSTVLARAVVEHNLLSAGRLYTDIGFDELGLLLGLDGDKAEETTAKMIEQGRLTGSIDQIDRIIYFEMGEASGEYGSGHTTAQVGKEIRRWDSNVQALAEDVERVTDLLQAEFPDFVATQIAV from the coding sequence ATGGTTTCGCCCAAGGTCCAAGAGGCCCTCGCAAAGGCCCAAGAGAACCCCGTCATCGGTTAcaaaaccctcctcaacagcctcgacgacctctcccccccagaAGCCCGCAGCACCGACCTCAAAGCCATCACTGACGACCTATTCGCCGCCTCCCACGGcgtcgtcaccaccaaagccgtCCTTAGCGACCTCATCAACGTCCTCAAAAACTCCCAGAACCACGAGTCCTGGATCGACGTCGGCACCCACATCGTCcgcgccatctcctccaccccgtccctctcctcctctcttgTCGACCAAGCCTCGGCCCTCCGCGAGCTCATCGCCACCGCCCACGAAACCAACGAGGacttcctcgccgccgccaagatCCTCGCCGAGATCCCCCTCGACTCCTCCCAGCGCCGCGTGTCAGACCGAGAGAAGGCCAAAATATGGATCAGAATTGTCAGGAACCACCtggaggaagatgacagcACTACCGCTGAGACATacctcaacaagctcaagaaCGTGATGCACAAGGTTGGAGACACGGATCCGGAGATGATGCTCCACTTCAAGCTGAGCGCCGCTCGGATTCAGGATTCCAACAGGCAGTTCCTGCAGGCGGCATCGAGTTACCACGACATCAGCTTCTCGCCTTCgattgctgaggaggagaggctgCACACGCTCAGCATGGCGATCAAGTGCGCGGTCTTGGCGCCGGCTGGTCCGTTGAGGAGCAGGGCGTTGGGCAGGCTTCACAAGGATGAGAGGTCAGCGGGGCTGGAGGAGTATGGGATTCTGGAAAAGATGTTCTTTGATAGGCTGCTGTCGAGTGACGAGGTGGAAAAGTTTGCGCAGTCGTTGGCGCCGCATCAGCTGGCCAAGACGTCGGACGGGTCGACGGTGTTGGCCAGGGCTGTGGTGGAGCACAACCTGTTGAGTGCTGGGCGGTTGTACACGGATATCGGGTTTGACGAGTTGGGGCTGTTGCTGGGATTGGATGGggacaaggctgaggagacAACGGCAAAGATGATTGAGCAAGGGCGGTTGACTGGGTCTATCGATCAGATTGATCGGATCATCTACTTTGAAATGGGTGAGGCGTCTGGTGAGTATGGTAGCGGGCACACAACAGCACAGGTCGGAAAGGAGATCCGGCGGTGGGACAGCAACGTGCAGGCCTTGGCCGAAGATGTCGAGCGTGTGACAGACCTCCTGCAGGCAGAGTTTCCAGATTTTGTGGCCACTCAGATCGCCGTATGA
- a CDS encoding uncharacterized protein (EggNog:ENOG503P5YK; COG:S), whose protein sequence is MAARQKLRILCFGDSLTAGYSYLGSAYHPYHFKMDQMLAMAFPDYEITTVERGKCGDMVRNGFLTRMQECFPPAKKDDKPPFDWVIVLGGTKYVYVPLIDWLMRSADEVSSDIAFRVPPQEIFKKLTEVWDIPLRRGCKVLALTVPDVVGDSKFKMRGDADRKVLNELIMGYKKPNLHVYDLHDAISLTKMSSTDRKTYRDDQIHFTPEGYDLIGNKVGMALVSLLVKQRVADLPPAKRRRIFKNDDKLFEEETGNPESLDGGYVVVRRTDLD, encoded by the exons ATGGCAGCCCGCCAGAAGCTGCGCATCCTCTGCTTTGGGGACAGTCTTACAGCAGGCTATTCCTACCTAGGCTCCGCCTACCACCCGTACCATTTCAAGATGGACCAGATGCTGGCGATGGCCTTTCCCGACTACGAAATAACCACCGTCGAGCGGGGGAAGTGCGGGGATATGGTCAGGAATGGGTTCCTGACGAGGATGCAGGAGTGCT TCCCGCCTGCTAAAAAGGACGATAAGCCTCCGTTTGACTGGGTGATTGTTTTGGGAGGCACAAAGTATGTCTACGTCCCTTTGATAGactggttgatgaggtccGCTGACGAAGTATCAAGCGACATCGCGTTTAGAGTACCACCGCAGGAAATCTTCAAGAAGTTGACTGAGGTCTGGGATATACCGCTTCGACGTGGATGTAAAGTCCTGGCCCTAACAGTCCCCGATGTGGTGGGCGACAGCAAATTCAAGATGAGGGGCGATGCGGATAGGAAAGTGCTCAACGAGCTGATCATGGGTTACAAGAAGCCTAACTT GCACGTATACGATCTCCACGATGCTATCAGCTTGACGAAGATGTCCTCGACAGACAGGAAGACTTACAGGGATGACCAAATCCATTTCACCCCAGAAGGCTATGACCTGATTGGTAACAAAGTGGGCATGGCCTTGGTGAGCTTACTGGTTAAGCAGAGGGTGGCGGATCTTCCTCCCGCAAAGAGACGGCGGATATTCAAGAACGATGACAAGCTCTTCGAGGAGGAGACCGGCAACCCAGAGAGCCTCGACGGGGGCTATGTTGTGGTTCGGCGAACCGATCTGGACTAG
- a CDS encoding uncharacterized protein (EggNog:ENOG503NVI4; COG:C): MAKVFSAEEVAKHNTAESCWVVLHGAVYDVTEFLPSHPGGSRIILQLAGRDATAEFDPIHPPGTLEDNLPPTAKLGIVDPESLKKLQRQSNTANPAQEAARPPPPLHHLLNLDEIEAVAKTQVSKKCWAYYFSAADDLISKTYNNTVYRSILLRPRVFVDVTKADTTTSILGGAFKLATPLYVSPAAMARLAHPDGEAGIAKGISRFGAMQLVSHNASMSPEQIVADAKPDQIFGWQLYVQNARAKSEAMLARIAKLPQYKCVVLTLDAPVPSKREHDEKAALEAELLIEASKSEEEKEKAKKRPDSNSGVGQQLFFGTAADLTWDTTLPWLAKHTKLPIVLKGIQTHEDVYLAAQYAKKHPGTVKAVILSNHGGRSLDTAPPAVHTLLECKKYCPEVFDIIEIWVDGGIRRGTDVVKALCLGAKAAGVGRAALYGLGAGGWKGVERTFEILQGEIQTCMKMMGAKDISELGPRFINSRMVERDIFDGGAGLDRTGLWTSRAAKL; the protein is encoded by the exons ATGGCCAAAGTCTTCAGTGCAGAAGAAG TTGCCAAGCACAACACCGCAGAAAGCTGCTGGGTAGTCCTCCATGGCGCTGTTTACGATGTAACAGAgttcctcccctcccatccaggAGGCTCCAGAATCATTCTCCAGCTCGCCGGCCGGGACGCCACCGCCGAGTTCGACCCTATCCATCCCCCAGGCACTCTCGAGGAcaacctcccacccaccGCCAAACTCGGCATCGTCGACCCCGAGAGCCTCAAAAAACTCCAACGCCAGtccaacaccgccaacccaGCCCAGGAAGCAGCAcgcccacccccgccactccaccacctcctcaatctAGACGAAATCGAAGCCGTTGCCAAAACCCAAGTCTCCAAGAAATGCTGGGCCTACTActtctccgccgccgacgACCTCATCTCCAAGACATACAACAATACCGTCTATCGCAGcattctcctccgcccccgcgTCTTCGTCGACGTCACCAAAgcagacaccaccacctccatcctcgGCGGCGCCTTCAAGCTCGCCACCCCCTTGTACGTCTCCCCAGCAGCCATGGCCCGGCTGGCTCACCCGGACGGAGAAGCTGGAATAGCAAAAGGCATCTCCCGCTTCGGGGCCATGCAGCTCGTCTCCCACAACGCCTCCATGTCGCCGGAGCAAATCGTTGCCGACGCCAAACCGGATCAGATCTTTGGCTGGCAGCTCTACGTACAGAACGCTCGTGCTAAATCCGAGGCCATGCTGGCGAGGATAGCCAAACTGCCGCAGTACAAGTGCGTTGTTCTTACTCTTGACGCGCCTGTTCCTAGCAAGAGGGAGCACGACGAAAAGGCCGCGTTGGAGGCGGAGCTACTGATTGAGGCATCGAAAtcagaggaggaaaaggaaaaggcaaagaagagGCCGGATTCGAATAGTGGTGTGGGACAGCAGCTGTTCTTTGGCACGGCGGCTGATTTGACGTGGGATACGACTTTGCCGTGGTTGGCGAAGCATACCAAACTGCCTATTGTTTTGAAGGGGATCCAGACGCACGAGGATGTTTACCTGGCTGCGCAGTATGCGAAGAAGCATCCGGGGACGGTCAAGGCGGTCATTTTGAGCAATCACGGGGGTAGGTCGTTGGATACggcgccgccggcggtgCATACGCTGTTGGAATGCAAGAAGTACTGTCCGGAAGTGTTTGATATCATTGAGAtttgggtggatgggggtaTCAGGAGGGGGACGGATGTGGTCAAGGCTTTGTGTCTAGGGGCAAAAGCGGCGGGCGTAGGCAGGGCTGCACTCTATGGGTTAGGGGCTGGcgggtggaagggggtggagaggactTTCGAAA TTCTCCAAGGCGAAATTCAGACGTGcatgaagatgatgggcGCAAAAGACATCtcggagcttgggccacGCTTT ATCAACAGCAGGATGGTCGAGCGGGACATCTTCGATGGCGGGGCTGGTCTCGACAGAACGGGGTTGTGGACGTCTCGTGCTGCCAAGCTGTAG